The following coding sequences are from one Chloroflexaceae bacterium window:
- the glpX gene encoding class II fructose-bisphosphatase — protein sequence MRIEHNLGMDLVRATEAAALRSGRWMGRGDKNRADQAAVDAMRFALDSVPMNGVVVIGEGEKDEAPMLYIGERVGSGEGPEMDVAVDPVEGTTLLAEGMPGAIAIVAIAERGSFYNWQGIAYMDKLAVGERARGVIDINAPVAYNVRAVARTLGKQLEDVTVVVLDRPRHKELIREIRETGARIKLILHGDVSAGIMTAIENPPADILMGIGGAPEAVITAAALKCLGGEIQCKIWPRNDEERARVAELGLDINKVYTTNDLVKGENVYVAATGITPGEFLRGTEYFGGGARTHSVVMRSRSGTVRYIDATHRWDKLMRISNMPYA from the coding sequence ATGCGGATCGAGCATAATCTGGGCATGGACCTGGTGCGTGCCACAGAGGCCGCGGCGCTGCGTAGCGGCCGCTGGATGGGACGCGGCGACAAGAACCGCGCCGATCAGGCCGCCGTTGATGCGATGCGCTTCGCGCTCGACAGCGTACCGATGAACGGCGTGGTGGTGATCGGCGAGGGAGAAAAAGACGAAGCGCCAATGCTCTATATTGGCGAACGGGTGGGCAGCGGCGAAGGTCCCGAAATGGACGTTGCCGTAGATCCGGTTGAAGGCACGACGCTGCTGGCCGAAGGCATGCCCGGCGCCATCGCCATCGTGGCCATTGCCGAACGCGGATCGTTCTACAACTGGCAGGGCATCGCCTACATGGACAAGCTGGCCGTCGGCGAGCGCGCCAGGGGCGTGATTGACATTAACGCGCCGGTGGCCTACAACGTGCGCGCCGTCGCCCGCACCCTCGGCAAGCAACTGGAAGATGTGACCGTGGTGGTGCTGGATCGCCCCCGCCACAAGGAGTTGATCCGCGAGATCCGCGAGACGGGAGCGCGGATAAAACTGATCCTGCACGGCGACGTCAGCGCCGGGATCATGACTGCTATCGAGAATCCGCCAGCCGACATCCTCATGGGCATCGGCGGCGCGCCCGAGGCGGTGATCACCGCGGCGGCGCTCAAATGCCTGGGGGGCGAGATCCAGTGCAAGATCTGGCCTCGCAACGACGAGGAGCGCGCCAGGGTCGCCGAACTGGGTCTTGACATCAACAAGGTCTACACGACCAATGACCTGGTCAAAGGCGAGAATGTCTATGTCGCCGCGACTGGCATTACCCCTGGCGAGTTCCTGCGGGGCACGGAGTACTTCGGCGGCGGCGCCCGCACCCACAGTGTGGTGATGCGCTCCCGCTCCGGCACGGTGCGCTACATTGACGCTACCCATCGCTGGGATAAGCTCATGCGCATCTCGAATATGCCGTATGCCTGA
- the dnaN gene encoding DNA polymerase III subunit beta produces MKLTCLQENLKRGLATVGHAVAGKSTLPILANVLLATDGGRLKLAATNLEIGITHWIGAQVQEEGAITAPARLLADVVGGLPNDRVTLTLDARTQTLRVECGRFVNNIKGADADDFPTIPSIADREATTSLPADVLRQAIEQVAFAAATDESRPVLVGVLVRLREQTMFMAAADGFRLATRQVPLAEPVSKAVEFIVPARALLELARIAGETEGDVGMIVTPGGGQALFHTPTTEFVSSLIDGKFPDIERVIPQQYATRVVVDTAELAKAVKLASYFATASQNAIKLTMEPGGELGPGRLVISANAADVGDNRGELDCTVQGAGGQIALNVRYLSDLLGVVKTAQLAIETQSPQSPGVFKPVGQEGYLHIIMPMSIR; encoded by the coding sequence ATGAAACTGACCTGTCTGCAAGAGAACCTGAAGCGCGGCCTCGCCACCGTCGGCCATGCTGTGGCGGGCAAGAGCACGCTGCCCATCCTCGCGAACGTGCTGCTGGCCACCGATGGTGGCCGGCTCAAGCTCGCCGCGACCAACCTGGAGATTGGCATCACCCACTGGATCGGGGCCCAGGTGCAGGAGGAGGGGGCGATCACGGCGCCAGCCAGGCTCCTCGCCGATGTCGTGGGCGGCCTGCCAAACGATCGCGTGACGCTGACCCTCGACGCGCGCACCCAGACCCTGCGGGTGGAGTGCGGGCGCTTTGTCAATAACATTAAAGGCGCCGATGCCGATGATTTCCCCACCATCCCTTCGATTGCCGATCGCGAGGCGACGACCAGCCTGCCCGCCGATGTGCTGCGCCAGGCCATCGAGCAGGTGGCCTTCGCCGCTGCGACCGACGAATCGCGCCCGGTGCTGGTGGGCGTCCTGGTGCGCCTCCGCGAGCAAACGATGTTCATGGCCGCCGCCGACGGCTTCCGGCTCGCTACCCGGCAGGTTCCGCTCGCCGAGCCGGTCAGCAAGGCGGTGGAGTTTATCGTGCCAGCCCGCGCCCTGCTGGAGCTGGCGCGCATCGCCGGAGAAACCGAGGGCGATGTGGGGATGATTGTGACGCCTGGCGGCGGCCAGGCGCTCTTCCATACCCCGACGACCGAGTTCGTGTCCAGTCTGATTGACGGCAAGTTCCCGGATATTGAGCGCGTGATCCCCCAGCAGTACGCCACTCGCGTCGTGGTGGACACGGCGGAGCTGGCCAAGGCGGTCAAACTGGCCTCGTACTTCGCAACCGCCAGCCAGAATGCGATCAAGCTGACGATGGAACCGGGCGGCGAACTCGGTCCCGGGCGCCTGGTGATCAGCGCCAACGCCGCCGACGTGGGCGACAACCGGGGCGAACTCGATTGCACGGTGCAGGGCGCGGGCGGGCAGATCGCTCTGAATGTGCGTTATCTCAGTGATTTGCTGGGGGTGGTCAAAACCGCGCAACTGGCGATCGAAACGCAGTCGCCGCAAAGCCCTGGCGTGTTCAAGCCGGTGGGCCAGGAGGGGTATCTGCACATTATTATGCCCATGAGTATTCGTTGA
- a CDS encoding response regulator transcription factor — MSVTSIVLVHSHALFREGLRQHLLAHPEFRIVGEASNGQQAIQMVDYGDPDIVLMEVDLPGVNGLEVSRAIKRAHPHIGIILFSSDMDGDHVVKAIRAGVAAYLPRNVDWAALLAALQEVRRGGYPINDLVLSLPEVATEVLAAFRQMVADEDIQSVYSPLSPRELEVLELVAAGRTNKEIAQQLDISNQTVKNHVSSILRKLAVNDRTQAVVYAMRRGWIKVALPGE, encoded by the coding sequence GTGAGTGTAACCTCGATTGTCCTTGTACATTCCCACGCGCTGTTCCGCGAAGGCTTGCGGCAACACCTCCTGGCTCACCCGGAGTTTCGGATCGTGGGTGAGGCGAGCAATGGGCAGCAGGCAATCCAGATGGTTGACTACGGCGATCCTGATATTGTTCTGATGGAAGTGGATCTGCCCGGCGTCAACGGCCTGGAGGTTTCACGGGCCATTAAACGCGCGCATCCACACATCGGGATCATCCTGTTCAGCTCGGATATGGACGGCGACCACGTGGTCAAGGCCATTCGCGCGGGGGTGGCGGCCTATCTGCCGCGCAACGTTGATTGGGCCGCCCTGCTCGCCGCCTTGCAGGAGGTGCGCCGCGGCGGCTATCCAATCAACGACCTGGTGCTCTCTCTGCCTGAAGTGGCCACCGAGGTGCTGGCCGCCTTCCGGCAGATGGTCGCCGACGAGGACATTCAGAGCGTCTATTCGCCCCTCTCGCCGCGTGAACTCGAGGTGCTCGAACTGGTGGCGGCTGGCCGCACCAATAAAGAGATCGCTCAGCAACTGGATATCAGCAACCAGACGGTAAAGAACCACGTGTCGTCAATTTTGCGCAAACTGGCCGTGAACGACCGTACCCAGGCCGTCGTCTACGCCATGCGCCGCGGCTGGATCAAAGTGGCGCTGCCCGGCGAGTGA
- a CDS encoding O-antigen ligase family protein, with the protein MRVETGAPRWLNPARSSGVVAALALALGGIVGGAAALGPLYALAGIVAVLAGYALLVSTSAGLLAVFAVSAILPFATLPFKAIITPNFLTLALLALLGVWVLRMLAHPAEFELRLSPLGLPILAFLGLTFFSLYLGARGLPDPATLHNYAKYVLGVLLYFSVINCVRTRAEARLILRGLILCGGVAATIGLILWALNADLTLRILLALGPLGYPTSGRVLRFVEDDPAGLERAIGFAVDPNSFGGMLALVLALAAAQLVANQPVMRRWMLGALVAVMLLTLLLTFSRAALLGLIIAAAYLATLRYRRLWWVMVVATLLGAALLFGLGYAGAFIERLISGLQFRDQAQQMRLAEFRNAIAIIQRYPFFGIGFGQAPDLDLTAGVSSIYLAIAQRMGLVGLAAFLGIVAAWFISTIGSLPALDDERVNWLLGCQAAVVAALAVGLADHYFFNIEFSHMSALLWGTLGLGMAIAALPGPEEHRESRHVSFALRHRE; encoded by the coding sequence GTGCGCGTTGAGACTGGCGCGCCGCGCTGGCTGAACCCGGCCCGATCATCCGGGGTCGTCGCGGCGCTCGCGCTCGCGCTCGGCGGGATCGTGGGCGGAGCGGCCGCGTTAGGGCCGCTCTACGCCCTGGCCGGTATCGTCGCCGTGCTGGCCGGCTATGCGCTGCTCGTGTCCACCTCGGCCGGCCTGCTTGCCGTATTCGCTGTCAGCGCCATTCTGCCATTCGCCACGCTGCCCTTCAAGGCGATTATCACCCCTAACTTTCTGACCCTGGCCCTCCTCGCCCTGCTCGGTGTGTGGGTGCTGCGCATGCTGGCCCACCCCGCCGAGTTTGAATTGCGGCTCAGCCCCCTGGGGTTGCCCATCCTGGCCTTCCTCGGCCTGACCTTCTTCTCGCTCTACCTGGGCGCCCGCGGCCTGCCCGACCCGGCGACGCTGCATAACTACGCCAAGTACGTGCTGGGCGTGCTGCTCTACTTCAGCGTGATCAACTGCGTGCGCACCCGCGCCGAGGCGCGCCTGATCCTGCGCGGCCTGATCCTCTGCGGCGGCGTCGCGGCCACGATTGGCCTGATCCTCTGGGCGCTGAACGCTGACCTGACTCTCCGCATCCTGCTCGCTCTCGGCCCGCTCGGCTATCCCACTAGCGGGCGCGTCCTGCGCTTCGTCGAGGACGACCCCGCCGGGCTGGAGCGGGCCATCGGCTTTGCGGTTGACCCGAACAGCTTCGGCGGGATGCTGGCCCTGGTGCTGGCCCTGGCCGCGGCGCAACTGGTAGCCAATCAACCGGTGATGCGCCGCTGGATGCTGGGCGCCCTCGTCGCCGTGATGCTCCTGACCCTGCTACTGACCTTCTCGCGGGCGGCGCTGCTCGGGCTGATTATCGCCGCGGCCTACCTGGCCACCCTGCGCTATCGCCGCCTGTGGTGGGTGATGGTCGTCGCCACGCTGCTGGGGGCCGCGCTGCTCTTCGGCCTGGGATACGCCGGGGCCTTCATCGAGCGGTTGATCAGCGGCTTGCAGTTCCGCGACCAGGCCCAGCAGATGCGCCTGGCCGAGTTTCGCAACGCCATCGCCATTATCCAGCGCTACCCCTTCTTCGGCATCGGCTTTGGCCAGGCCCCCGATCTGGATCTGACCGCCGGGGTCAGCAGCATCTACCTGGCGATTGCCCAGCGCATGGGCCTGGTGGGCCTGGCGGCGTTTCTCGGCATCGTCGCAGCCTGGTTCATCAGCACCATCGGCAGCCTGCCCGCCCTGGATGATGAACGGGTCAACTGGCTGCTCGGCTGCCAGGCCGCTGTAGTCGCCGCTCTGGCCGTCGGTCTGGCCGACCACTACTTCTTCAACATCGAGTTCAGCCATATGAGCGCCCTGCTCTGGGGAACGCTGGGGTTGGGGATGGCGATTGCGGCCCTGCCGGGGCCTGAAGAGCATAGAGAAAGCCGCCACGTCTCCTTTGCCCTGCGACACCGAGAATAG